CGGGCCAAAGCCGTTGTTCTGCAACTCCATCAGGCCGATCACGTCGGCATCCAGCGCGCGCAGTGCGGCGGCCAGCTTGGCTTCCTGCCGGGCCAGCGCCGCGGCGCTGCGCGCGCCGCGGTTGTCGGCCGACGCGAGACCTTCACTGCCACCACCACCGTTAAAGTAGTTTTGCAGGTTGAATGCCGCCACCCGCAGCGTTGCCGCGGGATGGCGCGCCGGTGCGCCCGGGCGCGGATTGGCAGCCTGGAACGCCGGTGCCCGCGCGCCGCGCACCGGCTGCAGGCGCCACTGCCCGTGGCGCTTCTCCAGCACGCCGGCCACGCCGCTGACGGTATCGCCGACGCGCAGCGGATGGGTGGCCGCAAGCTGCGGCGGCGGGTAGGGCACGACTTGCGGATACTGGCGCGTCGAGCCATCGTCGAGCAGCAGCCGGTTGCGCGAATTGGCCGCCGCGGCTTGCGCCGCCGCTGCGCCCGGCAAGGCGACCTGCGTGGGCGCAAACGGGCGCCCGAAGCTCAGCGCGAGCGTGCCGTAGCGCGCCAGTTCATGGGTATCGCTGACCGTCAGCGTCTGCGGCAGCGTGACCAGCATGCCCGCGCGGGCACGCAGGTCGGCATCGCCGGCAGGCAGCGTCAGCGTTGCCGGCGTGACCGGGATGCCGCTGGCGCACACGGTCGGCGCCTCCGACAAGGTCAGCTGCGTTTGTCCGAATTTTTCCTCGATCCTTCCGGACAAGCGCACGAGGTCGCCAGCGCGCGCCACGGCCCGCGGTGCATAGACGAACAGCCCGTCGGAAATGCCTGGCCGCTGCTGGCGCCGGGCGTCAGCCTGCTGCACGAAGAAGCCGCGCAGCCCGCGCTCGCCGCTGAAATCCGCGGTGACTACCGCTTCGATCTCGACCACGCGGCCGGACAAGGCGCTGCCATCCTGGACCTGGGCAATGGCTGTCGCCGGCGCGCCGCATGGCTGCACGGCGCCAAGCGCCGGACCGGCTGCGGGCAGGCAAAGAAGAACGGTGAGGACAGGGACGCGAAGGTTTCCGGTCAGCGGTCGCAGGCGTGTCGGCATGGCAGTTCTGGCAACGAAGTGGCAAGGTCCACGATGCTAGCCGAGCCGTGTAACGGAATGCTTTCCGCGGCATGTGGCGCCGCGATCGTGCTAAGGTAGCAGGAACCCGCCGGCACGCGCCGGCCTCCAACCCAAAGTACCCGGAACCGCCATGATCAAGGAAATCGCCCAACTTACCATCAAGCCCGGCATGGAGCAGCAGTTCGAACAGGGCGTCAGCCAGGCCAAGCCGCTGTTCCTGCGCTCGCGCGGCTGCCACGGCGTGCAGCTGTTCCGCTCGATCGAGCAGCCCGAGCAGTACACGCTGGTGGTCGACTGGGAGACCGTGGAAGACCATATGGTCCACTTCCGCGAATCGCCTGAATTCCAGCAGTGGCGTGCATTGGTTGGCGATAGCTTCGCCGCGCCGCCGAATGTGCACCACGTATCCAAGTCCCTGTAAGCGCAACCGATGAACACACGGCCCGAGCGTCCCCGCCATTTCTCGATGCTGCGCGAGCTGCAGCTTGCCGATGTGTTCACGCTCGGCAATGCCGCCTGCGGCATGGCGTCGGTGTTCTTCGCCATGTTCTTCGTTGCGGACCGGCAGCTGTCGCACTTCTACACGGCCGCGGCGCTGGCGCCGCTGGCGTTCATCTTCGACGTGCTCGACGGCCGCATCGCGCGCTGGCGCCATGCGCATTCGGCGCTGGGGCGCGAGCTCGATTCGCTGGCCGACGTGATCTCGTTCGGCGTGGGGCCGGCCACGCTGGCGTTTGCCGCCGGCATGCGCGGCGGCTGGGACCTGGCCATCCTGATCTACTTCGTCTGCTGCGGCGTGAGCCGGCTGGCGCGCTTCAACGTCACCGCCGAAACGCTGGCCGCCGGCAGCGACAGCGGCAAGGTGGCGTATTTCGAAGGCACGCCGATCCCGACCAGCGTGCTGCTCACCGCCGTGCTGGCATGGTGTGCCTGGCAAGGACAGCTGGGGGGCGACCTGCCCGGCGGCGCCTGGGTGCTGGGTCCTGCCGTGCTCCATCCGCTGGCGCTGCTGTTCGCGCTGTCGGGCACGCTGATGGTCAGCAAGACGCTGCGCATCCCGAAGTTCTGACATTGCGCTTCGGGGCACCGCGGGAGCACAAACGTGCTGACAGTGTGCTCCCTCTCCCGCTTGCGGGAGAGGGGAGCACAAAAACACCCTGTTACGCGCGAGCGGGCTCCGCCACGCTTGCCGCACGCTTGCGGCTGACCATCAACGCCAGCAGCGCCGCCACCAGGCAGGCCGCGCCGGCCGCATACAGCGCCGGCGTATAGGTCAGCAGCAGCGTGCGGGTCATCCCCGCGCCGAAGGCCGCCACGGCCGCGCCGATCTGGTGGGCCGCGAAGATCCAGCCGAATACCATCGGCGCGCGCTCGCGCCCGAAAGTGGTGGCAGCCAGCTTGACCGTCGGCGGCACGGTGGCGATCCAGTCCAGCCCGTAGAACATGGCAAAGATCGACAGGCCATAGAGCGTGAAGGTCGAATGCGGCAGCCAGAACAGCGACAGGCCGCGCAGCGCGTAGTACCAGAACAGCAGCTTGCGGCTGTCATAGCGGTCCGACAGCCAGCCCGACAGGATCGTGCCGACGAAGTCGAAGGCGCCCATCATTGCCAGCGCGGATGCGGCCGGCACCGGGCCCATGCCGAAGTCGCCGCACAGCGCGATGAAATGCGTCTGGATCAGGCCGTTGGTGCTCAGGCCGCAGATAAAGAAGGTGCCGGCCAGGACCCAGAAGGCCTGCGTGCGCGCGGCATCGCGCAACACCACGAAGGGCCCGCGCAGCGTCAGTGGCGCCGGGGGCGCCGGCGGCGTCACCGGTGCCGCCGCCGGGACTTCGCCGAACGCCGCCAGGCCCACGTCGGCGGGGCGGTTGCGCATCAGGCCCAGCACCAGCACTGCCAGCAACGCGCACGCGGCCAGCACGGGCAGCACGGCGACGCGCCAGCCCATATGCTCGATCAGCCAGGCCGCCACCGGCAGGAACGCAAGCTGGCCGGTGGCCGAACTGGCGGTCAGGAGGCCGATGACCAGCCCGCGCCGCGCGCTGAACCAGCGGTTGGCGACCACGGCCGCCAGCACCAGCGCGGTCAGCCCCGAGCCGACGCCCAGCATCAGCCCCCACGCGACGAAGAGCTGCCACAGCTCGGTCGACACCGTTGCCAGCGCCATGCCGCCGGCGATCAGTGCCAGCGCCGCGCAGACCACGTTGCGCACGCCGAAACGCTCCATCAGGATGGCCGAGAACGGCGCCATCAGCCCGAACAGGACAAAGCGAAAGGCCAGGATCGACGAGATCTCGTCGGTGTTCCAGCCCATCTCGCGTGCCAGCGGCGACAGGAACGCGCCGGGCAGGCCGAGCGCGGCCGAGGTGGTGAGCATCACCAGGAAGGTCAGGGCGGCGACCAGCCACGCGTAGTGGATGCCGCGCCGGTCGAGCCGGCTGGATAAGGCTTGCGCAAACATTGGATTTCTCTGGCCTCGGTTGGGGTAGCGACGGGCGAAAGGGGGCCAGCCCGCCGGCCCGGAGGCGGCAGGAAGAAGGCCCGGCAAGTGGTTGAAAACGGGTTCCGGGCTAGGCCGAACTACTGCCCAGCAAGCGGTTGCGGACGGCGTCGAGCATGGCGTCTGAGACCGGATCGCCCTCGGTCGCGCGCGCCAGCGTCAGCGCACCGACCAGCATGGCCATGCGGACCAGCGCCTCTTCCTCGCGCACCTGCGGGTCATCGCTGGCCACGGTCGTGGCCATGTCATCGACCAGGACCTTGAAGCCGTCCAGGAAAGCCTGCCGCACCGGCTTGTCGGCGGGCTCGCGCGCCACGTCCCCCGCCAGCGCCGCGGCCGCGCAGCCGGCTCCGGGGTTGGCGCAGTGCGCAGGCGTCAGGTAAGGCTCGACCAGGTTGGCCAGCATGGCGTGCCGGTCGCCGCCGGCGCGTGCCAGGCGGCGCTCCCAGCGCCCGGTGGATTCCTCGAAGGCGCGCTTGCAGGCCTGCGCGGCGAGCGCATCCTTGGACGCAAAGTGGCCATAGAAGCCTCCGTGGGTCAGGCCGGCACCGGCCATCAGCTCGGCGACGCTGACGCCATTCAGTCCGCGCTCGCGGAACAGCCGCGACGACGTTTGCTCGATCGCCTCGCGGTTCTTGTCGGCCTGTTCGCGTGATGCGCGTGCCATGTGAAGGACTCCTCGGAGTTCGCTGTGACCGCAGTTTAGATGATGGCCATACTTTATTCAATAGATGTCAGTCATCATCTATAAACCCCGAGGCAAGCCAGCCATCACCTTCAGGAGTCACCCGTCATCACGGCGAAGCGCGGCTGGCTGCGGGCGTGCCGATGCGGCGCATCGGCGAGGCGGAGGATGTGGCGGGGCTGGCGGTACTGCTGGCGGCGCCCGCCGGACGCTATATCCATGGCCAGAGCATCGGCGTGGATGGGGGCTTGTCGGCGCAATGAAGCGATTCGCGCCCCGGAGAAGGGCGCCGAGCCGCCGGCGCTCCCGCGCAGGTTTACCCTGGTACGCGCCAGCACAAGTCTTTGGGGCGTACCGTCCTAGTGGTCCCGCACTTGCCGTTCCTAGTATGGATTCACCGTGCGGCACTGAAAGCAATGCGGCACGTACCCGGGCTTCCCGGCCCGGGCGTGAATCGCCGGGTTCAATCACGGCGATTCATGAAAAACACGAATAGCCGATATTCCCCTCTCTGCCTGACCGGGTACAGCTGATCACCAAGTGAGCGGCTGGGGATGCGGCTGCGAAAAAATCCAGGAGACCACATGCTGCATGACCTGCCCGCTCGCCCCGAGACCATCCACTGGGGCTATTTCGATGCCACCAAGGCGCCCGCCCTGACCGTGAAAAGCGGGGACCTCATCCGCGCCGAAGCGGTGACCCATCACGCCGGCGATGCGCCAGACCTGATGATGGATGCCGCCATCCGCGAGATCTACCGGACGATCCCGCACGACGATCGCAACCCGGGCGTGCATATCATGACCGGGCCGATCTATGTCGAGGATGCCAGGCCCGGCGATATGCTGGAGGTGCGCTATCTCCAGATGATCCCGCGCTTCCGTTTCGGGGCCAACGTTGCGGCGCACTGGGGGCAACTCTACCGGGAGTTCGAGAAAGAGCGGGTCACGATCTACGAGCTGGACCAGGCTTCCAACACCGCGCATGCACTCTATGCCTTCGACTACCCAGGCAAGCTGACCACGCCCGGCAAGGTGGTCGACGAACGCGAATGCTGCCGCCAGCCGGCACTTGCCGGTGTGCGCGTGCCCGTGCGGCCCCATCTTGGCACCGCCGGGGTCGCGCCCGATAAACGCGGCCGGGTCACTACCGTGGAGCCCGGGCTGCATGGCGGCAATATCGACAACTGGCGCATCGGTGCGGGTGCCACCATGTACTACCCCGTCCAGGTCGATGGCGCGCTGTTCTCGATCGGCGACCCGCATATCTCGCAGGGCGACGGCGAAATCAGCGGTACGGCGATCGAAGCCTCGCTGAACGTGCTGTTCCAGGTGATCCTGCGCAAGGATTTCCACTTCCCTTCGCCGCTTCTGGAAACGCCCGATTGCTGGGTCGTGCACGGTTTCCACGAAGACCTCGATGAAGCCGGCAAGAACGCGGCCCGCGACATGATCCAGCTGCTGACCGAGCAGCAGAGCCTCTCGCGCGACGATGCCTACTCGCTGATGAGCGTCTCGGCCGACTTCGGCGTGACGCAGGTCGTCGATGGCACGCAGGGCATTCATTGCACCATGCCTCGCGCGATCTTCCCCCCGAAAGGCAAGGGCTGAGCTGGCATCCTCATCGAACTCACGCACTGCCGGACGCCCGCCGCCGCCAGGCGGGGGCCCTGCGCGGCTGCGGCACCGGAGCACGCGGCATGCAATATGTCTACGTAGGACGCAACGAATGGGTGGCCCTGATCGTCGGCCTGGTCACCGGCACCCTGTATTCCTGGCTGGACTTGCCGATTCCCGCACCCAATGTCACCGGCGGGATCTGCGCCATCCTTTTTACTTACCTCGGCTACCTGATTGTGCAAGCGTTGCGCAGGACGATCGCCTTCGGGCGCCCGCCGCAAGGCGGCCAGGGCAACGGAATTTCCTGAGAAGGGGAGAGCGACATGGTGGAGATTGCATTGGGGACGACTGAACTGCAGGCAGCGGCGGTCGGACTGGTAACCGGTATTGTTTACACTGCGGTACGTGCGCCGATACCAGCGCCCAACGTGCTCGGCGGCATTTTCGCCATCTTCGGCACCTTTGCGGGATTCGTGCTGGTTGCCGCGATGCGAGGCCAACTGCTGGTCGGATGACCTGCCGAATTGAAGGCCCTTGCATGAAATGCCTGAAGCGTTGGCGGACAACCATGTCCGCCAATTGCGCTGTTGCAGAATGCTGCCTGGGAGGTTGATTTGCACCTTTTGCGCTTTTCCACCGAAGCCTATCCGCACAACCGGCGGGGCGCCGCCTGGCGCGATGAACTCAGCATCGCGCGCCTGCATTGCGAAAGCCTGTGCGCGGACCACACCCTGCACGGCACGATCCAGTCGCGGACAACTCCCGCCGGGATAGAACTGGCCTGTATCGCGTCGGTTCCCCAGACCCTGAGCATTGCCGCGGGAGACGGGCGCGGCATGATGCTGCTGATGCTGGTCGAAGGCAGCGCCATCCTCGCCGCGCCGGATCTGCGCGAGCCCCTGCGGACAGGCCAGCTGGCATGCGTGCCGCAACAGGATTCCCGGAAGCTGGTGCTGGGCACCGGCTTCCGGCTGCTGACCGTACACATCGGTCAGGCATTGCTCAGTACCAGGATCACGGCTCCGCTGCCGGGCGCCGCAGTGGTGCTCTCCGGCGACTCGGCCGAGTTGTTTGCGCGCATGCTGCAATCGATGGCGCTCGGTTTCGATACGGTAGTGTCTGCTGACGGCAAGGCGCTTCAGCCGTTCGAGAACACCATCATTTCCTGCCTCGGCGCGGTCCTTGCTGACAGCCGGGCAACGCCGCCAGCGGACATGACGCTGTCGCGGTCCGCGATCTTTTCCCGCGTCTGCAGCCGCATCAACGCCCGCCTTTCGGAGCCGGATCTCAGCCTTGCCGCCATCGCCGCGGACGAGCGCCTGTCAGCCCGCTACCTGCAGAAGCTGTTCGAGAAGTCGGGCAGCAGCTTTTCATCCTACCTGCGCACCAGCCGGCTTGACCGATGCCGGGCCGATCTGGCGAACGCGCAGTATGACAAGCTCTCGATTGCCGACATCTGCTATCGCTGGGGCTTCAACGATCCGTCCTACTTCAGCCACGCGTTTCGCGAACAGTTCGGGATTTCACCGCGCGCATACCGCGATCAGATGGCGATCGCGCCGGCACCCCGGCCACCGCAGAAAGTGTCACGCGGACTTCCCGCGCACGCGCAGCTTACGCCTGCCATGCGCGCAGCGCCGGCCGAGCAACCCGCTGTCGTTTCCATTGCCAAGGCGCGATCCTATGCAGCGCGCCACGAAGGCCAGCACCACTGGCTGCAGGCGACGGACCAGACTGTGCATTGGGGCTACCTGAGCCATGAGCTGCAGCCGGTGCTGGAGGTCAGGTCGGGCGACACGGTCACGATCGAGACGCTGACCCAGCACGCATCGGACGACCGCGAGCGCATGATCGACGGGGATCCCGGCGCGGAAAGCGTCTTCCACTGGACCGCGGAGCAGAAGAACGTCAACCGGCGCGGCGCCGGGCCGATCGATGCGTCGGTCTATGGCCGTGGTGCCGGAGAAGGCTTTGGCGTCCATATCTGCACCGGCCCGGTCGCGGTTCGCGGCGCCATGCCCGGCGACGTCCTCGAGGTGCGAATACTCGATGTACGTCCGCGGCCGTGCGCCAACCCGCGCTTTGCCGGCAAGGCGTTCGGCAGCAACGCTTCGACCTGGTGGGGCTTCCACTACCGCGACATGCTGACGGAACCGCGCGAGCGCGAGGTGGTGACCGTGTTCGAGATCGATTGCGAACGTGCCGACGGTTGCGCGCGCGCCGTCTACAGCTTCCGCTGGACGCCGCAGCGCGATCCCTTCGGCGTGCTGCATCCGACCATCGACTATCCCGGCGTGCCGGTCGACCATGCCACCATCACGAAGAACTACGACGTGCTGCGCGACGTCGCCATACCGGTCCGGCCGCACTTCGGCGTCATTGCCGTGGCGCCCGCCCAGGACGGGCTGATCGATTCGATCCCGCCGTCGAGCTTCGCCGGAAACCTGGACAACTGGCGTGTCACGCGAGGTGCCACCGTCTATCTCAGGGTAGCCGTGCCGGGCGCGTTGCTGTCGATTGGCGATCCCCATGCCTCCCAGGGCGACTCGGAGCTATGCGGAACGGCCATCGAATGCTCGCTCACCGGAGACTTTCAGCTGGTCCTGCACAAGAGCACCATGATCGAGCGCGGTGCCCCGTTTGCCGACCTGAGCTACCCGCTGGTGGAGACCGCCGACGAATGGATACTGCACGGCTTCAGCTCACCGAACCACCTGACCGAGCTGGGCAAGATGGCGCAGAGCGATATTTACCTGAAGTCCACGCTCGACGATGCCATGCGCGATGCCTTCCGCAAGACGCGCCGCTTTCTGATGACGGTCAAGGGCCTGACCGAGGACGAGGCGGTCACGCTGATATCGGTCGCCGTGGACTTCGGCGTGACGCAGGTCGTCAATGGCAACTGGGGCATCCATGCCATCATCAAGAAGTCGTTGTTTGCTGCCTCACTTCCCGGGCGGGACCACGGCCCGGGTTGAGCCGCTCCGGAGCCCGTTCATGGCTTGCCGGCGAGCTTGTCGGCACGCGGCCGGATCAGCGTTTCCGGCCGCAATGCTTCATCGAGTGCCTCGGCCGTCATCAGGCCCCGTGCCAGCACCACTTCGCGGATGGTGGTGCCCCTGGCATGGGCCTCGGCGGCGACAGATGTCGCGTTCTTGTAGCCGATCACGGGATTGAGCGCCGTCACCAGCGCGATCGAGCGCTCGATGGTCTCGCGCAGGCGTTCAGGATTGGCGGTAATGCCGTCGACGCATTTTCGCGCCAGCGTCAGGCAGCCATTGGTCAGGTGCCGGAAGCTGCGTAGCAGGCTGGCGGCAATCACCGGCTCGAAGGCATTGAGCTGCAACTGGCCGGCCTCGGCGGCAAAGGTGATGGTAGTGTCGTTGCCGAACACTTCGAAGGCGATCTGGTTGACCACCTCCGGAATCACGGGATTGACCTTGCCCGGCATGATCGACGATCCCGCCTGCATCGGCGGCAGGTTGATCTCGCCGAAGCCCGCGCGCGGCCCGCTCGAGAGCAGCCGCAAGTCGTTGCAGGTCTTGGACAGCTTGACCGCAATGCGCTTGAGCACGCCGGAGATCTGCACGAAGGCACCGCAATCCTGCGTGGCTTCCACCAGGTTGGGCGCGAGGCACAGGTCGATGCCGGTGATCCGCCGCAATGCGGCCAGGGCCTTCGGCGCGTAGTCCGGATGCGCGGTGATGCCGGTGCCGATTGCGGTGGCGCCGAGGTTGATCTCGCGGATCAGCAACGCACTTTCGCGCAGGCGCGCCATGTCTTCCTCGAGCATGACCGCGTACGTGGAGAACTCCTGGCCGAGGGTCATCGGCACCGCATCCTGCAGCTGGGTGCGGCCGAGCTTGAGCAGGCCGGCGAACTCCGTTGCCTTGCGGTCGAACGCGGCGCGCAGCACTTCCATGGCTTCAAGCAGGCGTTCGATGGCGAAGTACGTGGCAATGCGCAGCGCGGTCGGATAGACGTCGTTGGTGCTCTGCGCCATGTTCACGTGCTCGATCGGGTGCAGGAACCGGTATTCGCCCTTGCGGTGCCCCATGTGCTCCAGTGCGCGGTTGCAGAGGACCTCGTTGGCATTCATGTTCGTCGACGTGCCGGCGCCGCCCTGGATCGTGTCGACAATGAACTGGTCGTGCAGCATGCCTTCGCGCACGTCATGGCAGGCGGCCAGGATGGCGTCGCGCAGGTTGGCGGGCAGCAGGCCGAGTTCGGCATTGGCCTCGGCGGCGGCCTGCTTGACGGAGGCCAGCGCAACGATCAGCTCTGGCCACGATGAGATGGGGGTGCCGCTGATCTGGAAGTTCTCCCAGGCCCTGAGGGTGTGGACGCCATAGTAGGCGTCGGCCGGCACCTGGCGTTCGCCAAGCAGGTCGGCTTCGGTGCGATGGGTGTTGGTCATGATGGGATCCGATAGAAGCGGGCCACCAGGTGGGCAGCATCAACAGCCCTCCCAGGCCGCCTGCACTTCGTCCGCCAGTTCCGCCGCGCGGCCGCGGTAACGCGGCGAGAAATGGAATGGCGTCACCGCGCGGGCGCCGGCGCAGCGCGCAATCCGGCCGGCTGCGGACG
This genomic interval from Cupriavidus oxalaticus contains the following:
- a CDS encoding ExeM/NucH family extracellular endonuclease, whose amino-acid sequence is MPTRLRPLTGNLRVPVLTVLLCLPAAGPALGAVQPCGAPATAIAQVQDGSALSGRVVEIEAVVTADFSGERGLRGFFVQQADARRQQRPGISDGLFVYAPRAVARAGDLVRLSGRIEEKFGQTQLTLSEAPTVCASGIPVTPATLTLPAGDADLRARAGMLVTLPQTLTVSDTHELARYGTLALSFGRPFAPTQVALPGAAAAQAAAANSRNRLLLDDGSTRQYPQVVPYPPPQLAATHPLRVGDTVSGVAGVLEKRHGQWRLQPVRGARAPAFQAANPRPGAPARHPAATLRVAAFNLQNYFNGGGGSEGLASADNRGARSAAALARQEAKLAAALRALDADVIGLMELQNNGFGPGSAVRQLAARLGSDWRVVDPGTPALGGDAIAVGLLYNARATEIVGRAATTWLGARSRQPLAATFRARAGGAPVTVVVNHLKSKNCMEAGGAQADQGDGQGCWNPARMQAAGALADWLATVPTGAPGAGVLVTGDLNSYAMEDPVRLLARRGYADMVAKLAGPHAYSYVYNGQAGYLDHVLADAAAARHVVAVQAWHINADEPAAFSYAPAPGAPSVPAYYAPDAYRSSDHDPLLIDLSLTSTSP
- a CDS encoding antibiotic biosynthesis monooxygenase family protein, whose amino-acid sequence is MIKEIAQLTIKPGMEQQFEQGVSQAKPLFLRSRGCHGVQLFRSIEQPEQYTLVVDWETVEDHMVHFRESPEFQQWRALVGDSFAAPPNVHHVSKSL
- a CDS encoding CDP-alcohol phosphatidyltransferase family protein, whose amino-acid sequence is MNTRPERPRHFSMLRELQLADVFTLGNAACGMASVFFAMFFVADRQLSHFYTAAALAPLAFIFDVLDGRIARWRHAHSALGRELDSLADVISFGVGPATLAFAAGMRGGWDLAILIYFVCCGVSRLARFNVTAETLAAGSDSGKVAYFEGTPIPTSVLLTAVLAWCAWQGQLGGDLPGGAWVLGPAVLHPLALLFALSGTLMVSKTLRIPKF
- a CDS encoding MFS transporter; the protein is MFAQALSSRLDRRGIHYAWLVAALTFLVMLTTSAALGLPGAFLSPLAREMGWNTDEISSILAFRFVLFGLMAPFSAILMERFGVRNVVCAALALIAGGMALATVSTELWQLFVAWGLMLGVGSGLTALVLAAVVANRWFSARRGLVIGLLTASSATGQLAFLPVAAWLIEHMGWRVAVLPVLAACALLAVLVLGLMRNRPADVGLAAFGEVPAAAPVTPPAPPAPLTLRGPFVVLRDAARTQAFWVLAGTFFICGLSTNGLIQTHFIALCGDFGMGPVPAASALAMMGAFDFVGTILSGWLSDRYDSRKLLFWYYALRGLSLFWLPHSTFTLYGLSIFAMFYGLDWIATVPPTVKLAATTFGRERAPMVFGWIFAAHQIGAAVAAFGAGMTRTLLLTYTPALYAAGAACLVAALLALMVSRKRAASVAEPARA
- a CDS encoding TetR/AcrR family transcriptional regulator; the protein is MARASREQADKNREAIEQTSSRLFRERGLNGVSVAELMAGAGLTHGGFYGHFASKDALAAQACKRAFEESTGRWERRLARAGGDRHAMLANLVEPYLTPAHCANPGAGCAAAALAGDVAREPADKPVRQAFLDGFKVLVDDMATTVASDDPQVREEEALVRMAMLVGALTLARATEGDPVSDAMLDAVRNRLLGSSSA
- a CDS encoding acetamidase/formamidase family protein; this encodes MLHDLPARPETIHWGYFDATKAPALTVKSGDLIRAEAVTHHAGDAPDLMMDAAIREIYRTIPHDDRNPGVHIMTGPIYVEDARPGDMLEVRYLQMIPRFRFGANVAAHWGQLYREFEKERVTIYELDQASNTAHALYAFDYPGKLTTPGKVVDERECCRQPALAGVRVPVRPHLGTAGVAPDKRGRVTTVEPGLHGGNIDNWRIGAGATMYYPVQVDGALFSIGDPHISQGDGEISGTAIEASLNVLFQVILRKDFHFPSPLLETPDCWVVHGFHEDLDEAGKNAARDMIQLLTEQQSLSRDDAYSLMSVSADFGVTQVVDGTQGIHCTMPRAIFPPKGKG
- a CDS encoding XapX domain-containing protein, translated to MQYVYVGRNEWVALIVGLVTGTLYSWLDLPIPAPNVTGGICAILFTYLGYLIVQALRRTIAFGRPPQGGQGNGIS
- a CDS encoding DUF1427 family protein, translated to MVEIALGTTELQAAAVGLVTGIVYTAVRAPIPAPNVLGGIFAIFGTFAGFVLVAAMRGQLLVG
- a CDS encoding acetamidase/formamidase family protein — translated: MHLLRFSTEAYPHNRRGAAWRDELSIARLHCESLCADHTLHGTIQSRTTPAGIELACIASVPQTLSIAAGDGRGMMLLMLVEGSAILAAPDLREPLRTGQLACVPQQDSRKLVLGTGFRLLTVHIGQALLSTRITAPLPGAAVVLSGDSAELFARMLQSMALGFDTVVSADGKALQPFENTIISCLGAVLADSRATPPADMTLSRSAIFSRVCSRINARLSEPDLSLAAIAADERLSARYLQKLFEKSGSSFSSYLRTSRLDRCRADLANAQYDKLSIADICYRWGFNDPSYFSHAFREQFGISPRAYRDQMAIAPAPRPPQKVSRGLPAHAQLTPAMRAAPAEQPAVVSIAKARSYAARHEGQHHWLQATDQTVHWGYLSHELQPVLEVRSGDTVTIETLTQHASDDRERMIDGDPGAESVFHWTAEQKNVNRRGAGPIDASVYGRGAGEGFGVHICTGPVAVRGAMPGDVLEVRILDVRPRPCANPRFAGKAFGSNASTWWGFHYRDMLTEPREREVVTVFEIDCERADGCARAVYSFRWTPQRDPFGVLHPTIDYPGVPVDHATITKNYDVLRDVAIPVRPHFGVIAVAPAQDGLIDSIPPSSFAGNLDNWRVTRGATVYLRVAVPGALLSIGDPHASQGDSELCGTAIECSLTGDFQLVLHKSTMIERGAPFADLSYPLVETADEWILHGFSSPNHLTELGKMAQSDIYLKSTLDDAMRDAFRKTRRFLMTVKGLTEDEAVTLISVAVDFGVTQVVNGNWGIHAIIKKSLFAASLPGRDHGPG
- the aspA gene encoding aspartate ammonia-lyase; this encodes MTNTHRTEADLLGERQVPADAYYGVHTLRAWENFQISGTPISSWPELIVALASVKQAAAEANAELGLLPANLRDAILAACHDVREGMLHDQFIVDTIQGGAGTSTNMNANEVLCNRALEHMGHRKGEYRFLHPIEHVNMAQSTNDVYPTALRIATYFAIERLLEAMEVLRAAFDRKATEFAGLLKLGRTQLQDAVPMTLGQEFSTYAVMLEEDMARLRESALLIREINLGATAIGTGITAHPDYAPKALAALRRITGIDLCLAPNLVEATQDCGAFVQISGVLKRIAVKLSKTCNDLRLLSSGPRAGFGEINLPPMQAGSSIMPGKVNPVIPEVVNQIAFEVFGNDTTITFAAEAGQLQLNAFEPVIAASLLRSFRHLTNGCLTLARKCVDGITANPERLRETIERSIALVTALNPVIGYKNATSVAAEAHARGTTIREVVLARGLMTAEALDEALRPETLIRPRADKLAGKP